A window of Photobacterium sp. GJ3 contains these coding sequences:
- the aroC gene encoding chorismate synthase, whose product MAGNTIGQVFRVTTFGESHGVALGCIVDGCPPGLDLTEADMQHDLDRRRPGTSKYTTQRREPDEVKILAGVFEGKTTGTSIGLMIENTDQRSKDYSNIKDLFRPGHADYTYEQKYGIRDYRGGGRSSARETAMRVAAGAIAKKYLKQVHGIEVRAYLSQMGDVTIDKVDWAQVEQNAFFCPDASKVEALDELIRKLKKEGDSIGAKLTVVAENVPVGLGEPVFDRLDAEIAHALMGINAVKGVEIGDGFDVVQQRGSEHRDAMTPEGFTSNHAGGILGGISSGQDIVAHLALKPTSSITVPGETINKQGESAEVITRGRHDPCVGIRAVPIAEAMVAIVLMDHLLRNRAQNADVVTQTPKLKEVR is encoded by the coding sequence ATGGCAGGCAACACAATAGGGCAAGTTTTTCGTGTGACCACCTTTGGTGAAAGCCATGGGGTGGCACTGGGCTGCATCGTCGACGGCTGTCCGCCGGGACTGGATCTGACCGAAGCCGACATGCAGCACGATCTCGACCGTCGGCGTCCGGGCACTTCAAAATACACCACACAACGTCGTGAACCCGATGAAGTGAAAATCCTTGCCGGTGTGTTTGAAGGAAAAACTACAGGCACTTCGATTGGCCTGATGATTGAAAATACCGATCAGCGGTCCAAGGATTATTCCAATATCAAAGATCTTTTCCGTCCCGGTCATGCTGATTACACCTACGAACAAAAATATGGCATCCGCGATTATCGTGGCGGTGGTCGTTCCTCTGCGCGCGAAACCGCAATGCGGGTTGCTGCGGGCGCGATTGCCAAGAAATATCTGAAACAGGTACACGGCATCGAAGTGCGTGCGTATCTGTCGCAGATGGGCGACGTGACTATAGATAAAGTTGATTGGGCGCAGGTTGAGCAAAATGCATTCTTCTGTCCGGATGCATCGAAAGTCGAAGCCCTGGATGAACTGATCCGCAAGCTCAAAAAAGAAGGCGATTCCATTGGTGCCAAACTGACTGTCGTGGCCGAAAATGTCCCGGTTGGTTTGGGGGAACCTGTTTTTGATCGTTTGGATGCGGAAATCGCACACGCGCTGATGGGCATTAATGCGGTGAAAGGCGTCGAGATTGGCGATGGGTTTGATGTGGTACAACAGCGGGGCAGTGAACACCGCGACGCGATGACGCCGGAGGGATTTACCTCGAACCATGCGGGCGGCATTCTGGGCGGGATCTCTTCAGGACAGGATATTGTGGCGCATCTGGCCCTGAAACCGACCTCCAGTATTACGGTGCCGGGTGAAACCATCAACAAACAGGGTGAAAGTGCCGAAGTCATTACCCGTGGCCGTCATGATCCTTGTGTTGGGATTCGCGCCGTTCCGATTGCTGAAGCCATGGTTGCGATTGTGCTCATGGATCACCTGCTGCGCAACCGCGCCCAAAACGCAGATGTCGTCACCCAAACGCCAAAACTGAAAGAAGTCAGATAA
- a CDS encoding porin family protein, which produces MKKTILFAFATAAFSTSALAAIPADGNNYIYAGAGAVSLESKQSVSGATEEINPSYTLGLGREIHPHIAVEAFYNYGSTTYDFLFSNAETDVSISQLGVGLVPSTDYLGNTNLKLVGRINASFVKVKTEYKNLGYMPSDSESGVMIDAGIGLHWDINPRLMMRAEYITNIADSSLNNLGDHYDYSGAQLTLGYRF; this is translated from the coding sequence ATGAAAAAAACCATCCTTTTCGCGTTCGCGACAGCAGCATTCAGCACCAGTGCGCTGGCTGCCATTCCAGCAGACGGCAATAACTATATTTATGCTGGGGCGGGTGCTGTTTCGCTGGAGTCGAAACAGTCGGTCAGTGGCGCAACAGAAGAAATCAACCCGAGTTACACGCTGGGTCTGGGTCGGGAAATTCACCCGCACATCGCGGTGGAAGCTTTCTATAACTACGGTTCAACAACGTATGATTTCCTGTTCAGCAATGCTGAAACAGATGTATCGATTTCTCAGTTGGGTGTGGGTCTGGTGCCAAGCACTGACTATTTAGGGAATACCAACCTGAAACTGGTCGGTCGGATTAATGCTTCCTTTGTGAAAGTGAAGACAGAGTACAAAAACCTCGGCTATATGCCATCTGACAGCGAGAGCGGGGTCATGATTGATGCAGGTATCGGCTTGCATTGGGATATCAACCCTCGCCTGATGATGCGTGCAGAATACATCACCAATATCGCCGACAGCTCGTTGAATAATCTGGGCGATCATTACGACTACAGCGGCGCACAGCTGACGCTGGGTTACCGGTTCTGA
- a CDS encoding multidrug efflux RND transporter permease subunit, producing MWLSDVSVKRPVVAIVLSLLLLVFGFVSFSKLPVREMPDVENPVISIGTSYEGASATIMESRVTTVLEDELSGISGIESITSTTRNGSSRISVEFEMGWNLTEGVSDVRDAVSRARRRLPDGADEPIVSKDNGSGEAAIYINLTSSEMDRTQLTDYADRVLTDRFSLINGVSSVQMTGALYKVMYVRLLPEQMAGRGVTTTDIIDALRDENVELPGGEVRNDATTMSVRTARLYRTAEDFSYLVVRQTANGTPIYLKDVADVAIGAQNENATFKNNGVSSLSLGIVPMSDANPLQVADAVHQEVDRLQRFLPDGTELAVDYDSTVFIERSIDEVYSTLMITGALVVLVLYIFIGQARATLIPAVTVPVSLISAFMAAYYLGFSINLLTLMALILAIGLVVDDAIVVVENIYHHIERGEPPLLAAFKGTREVGFAVIATTLVLVMVFLPIGFMDGMVGPLFTEFSVLLAMSVIFSSLIALTLSPVLGSKLLKANVKPGPFNRFVDRQFASLETVYRKAVTVAVRWRWGAPVLIAALVGGSAWLFQLIPNQLAPSEDRGVIFAFVRGAEATSYNRMVGNIEQVEQRLLPLVGQGLIRSVSIQTPAFGGRAGDQTGFVIMQLEDWEARHVSATEALGVVRKALQGIPDIRVWPFMPGFRGGSSEPVQFILNGADYDELFAWSTQLKDVAQSSGMMDGVDIDYAETTPELVVTVDRPRAAELGIPQSDIAETLEVMLGGRSETTFVERGEEYDVYLRGDENSFNNAMDLSRIYVRAKNGELISLNSVAKVEEVAAARKLSHNQKQKSMTITANLLPGYTLGQALDFLDAQALEMLPSDIVIDYGGESKDFRENQSSMAMIFGLALLVAYLVLAAQFESFINPMVVMLTVPLGIFGGLMGLLVMGQSLNIYSQIGMIMLIGMVTKNGILIVEFANQLRDKGIPFEQAIIDASARRLRPILMTAFTTLFGALPLLLSTGAGYESRISVGTVVFFGMAFATLVTLFVIPAMYRLVCTHTQSPGHVAAQLQKALEHDYVGRRSHGDLPLNDSKS from the coding sequence ATGTGGTTATCCGATGTGTCGGTCAAGCGGCCGGTCGTTGCCATCGTGCTCAGTCTCTTGCTGCTGGTGTTTGGCTTCGTTTCTTTCAGTAAACTCCCGGTCCGGGAGATGCCGGATGTCGAAAATCCGGTGATCAGTATTGGTACCTCTTATGAAGGCGCGTCGGCCACCATTATGGAAAGTCGCGTCACGACCGTGCTGGAAGATGAGCTGTCGGGGATCAGCGGTATCGAAAGTATCACTTCGACAACGCGTAATGGCAGCTCGCGGATCAGCGTAGAATTTGAAATGGGCTGGAACCTTACCGAAGGGGTCAGCGATGTCCGGGATGCCGTTTCCAGAGCTCGTCGTCGCCTGCCGGATGGTGCCGATGAGCCGATTGTTTCGAAAGACAATGGTTCCGGCGAAGCGGCCATCTATATCAACCTGACTTCCAGTGAAATGGACCGGACGCAACTGACGGATTATGCCGATCGGGTGCTGACGGATCGATTCAGCCTGATCAACGGTGTCAGCTCAGTCCAGATGACGGGGGCTTTGTATAAAGTCATGTATGTCCGGTTGCTGCCAGAGCAAATGGCAGGCCGGGGCGTGACGACTACTGACATTATCGATGCTCTGCGTGATGAAAATGTCGAGTTACCGGGCGGGGAAGTCCGCAATGATGCGACAACCATGTCGGTACGAACGGCCCGCCTGTACCGGACCGCTGAAGACTTTTCATATCTGGTGGTCCGGCAGACCGCAAACGGCACGCCGATTTATCTGAAAGATGTCGCCGATGTGGCGATTGGCGCGCAGAATGAAAACGCGACTTTCAAGAACAACGGCGTTTCCAGCCTGAGCCTGGGCATTGTACCGATGTCCGATGCCAATCCATTGCAGGTTGCAGATGCAGTGCATCAGGAAGTGGATCGCTTGCAGCGCTTTTTGCCGGATGGCACAGAACTGGCCGTTGATTATGATTCGACCGTATTTATCGAGCGCTCCATTGATGAGGTGTACAGCACACTGATGATTACCGGCGCACTGGTCGTCTTGGTGCTTTATATCTTTATCGGTCAGGCGCGGGCGACACTGATCCCTGCGGTCACGGTGCCGGTTTCGCTGATCTCTGCCTTTATGGCGGCTTATTACCTGGGCTTTTCAATCAACCTGTTAACGCTGATGGCGCTGATTCTGGCCATCGGGCTGGTGGTGGATGATGCCATTGTGGTGGTGGAAAACATCTATCACCACATTGAGCGGGGCGAGCCACCATTGCTCGCGGCATTCAAAGGGACACGGGAAGTCGGGTTTGCTGTTATTGCAACCACGCTGGTGCTGGTGATGGTCTTCCTGCCTATTGGTTTTATGGATGGCATGGTTGGCCCGCTCTTTACTGAATTTTCCGTCTTGCTGGCGATGTCGGTGATTTTTTCTTCCCTGATCGCTTTAACCCTGAGTCCGGTGCTGGGCAGTAAGTTGCTGAAAGCCAATGTGAAACCGGGACCCTTTAATCGCTTTGTTGACCGTCAGTTTGCCTCGCTGGAAACCGTGTACCGCAAAGCCGTGACGGTTGCAGTGCGCTGGCGCTGGGGAGCGCCGGTGCTGATTGCAGCGCTGGTGGGCGGAAGCGCCTGGCTGTTTCAGTTGATTCCAAATCAGTTGGCACCGTCAGAAGACCGGGGCGTGATTTTTGCCTTTGTTCGCGGGGCGGAAGCAACCAGTTATAACCGGATGGTCGGCAATATTGAACAGGTCGAGCAGCGGCTGTTGCCACTGGTCGGTCAGGGGCTGATCCGCTCGGTCAGCATTCAGACGCCAGCGTTTGGCGGTCGCGCAGGCGATCAGACCGGCTTCGTGATCATGCAGCTGGAAGACTGGGAAGCACGGCATGTCAGTGCGACAGAAGCGCTGGGTGTAGTGCGCAAAGCCCTGCAGGGCATTCCGGATATCCGGGTCTGGCCCTTTATGCCGGGCTTTCGCGGGGGCTCCTCTGAACCGGTTCAGTTTATTTTGAATGGTGCAGATTACGATGAGCTGTTTGCCTGGTCGACCCAGCTGAAAGACGTCGCGCAGAGCAGTGGGATGATGGACGGTGTGGATATCGATTATGCCGAAACCACGCCTGAGCTCGTAGTGACGGTGGATCGTCCGCGTGCGGCCGAGCTTGGAATTCCGCAGTCTGATATTGCAGAGACGCTGGAAGTGATGCTGGGTGGACGCAGTGAAACCACCTTTGTCGAGCGTGGCGAAGAGTACGATGTTTACCTGCGTGGCGATGAAAACAGCTTCAACAATGCCATGGATCTGAGCCGGATCTATGTGCGGGCCAAAAACGGCGAGCTGATTTCCCTCAACAGCGTCGCGAAAGTTGAGGAAGTGGCAGCAGCACGCAAACTGAGCCATAACCAGAAGCAGAAATCGATGACCATTACGGCAAATCTGTTGCCGGGGTACACGCTTGGTCAGGCGCTGGACTTCCTGGATGCACAAGCCCTCGAGATGCTGCCCAGCGACATCGTAATTGATTACGGGGGCGAATCGAAAGATTTCCGGGAAAACCAGAGCAGTATGGCGATGATTTTCGGTCTCGCATTGCTGGTCGCTTATCTGGTGTTGGCTGCGCAGTTTGAAAGCTTTATCAACCCGATGGTGGTCATGCTGACCGTACCACTCGGCATTTTCGGCGGGCTGATGGGCTTGCTGGTGATGGGGCAGAGCCTGAATATTTACAGTCAGATCGGGATGATCATGCTGATAGGGATGGTCACCAAAAACGGGATTCTGATTGTGGAATTTGCCAACCAGTTGCGGGATAAAGGCATCCCGTTCGAACAGGCGATTATTGATGCGTCGGCAAGACGTTTACGCCCGATCCTGATGACGGCCTTTACCACCTTGTTTGGTGCATTGCCGCTGTTGCTTTCAACCGGCGCAGGCTATGAGAGCCGGATTTCGGTGGGGACTGTGGTGTTTTTCGGGATGGCCTTTGCGACCTTGGTGACCTTGTTCGTGATTCCGGCGATGTATCGTTTGGTGTGTACTCATACCCAGTCACCGGGCCATGTCGCTGCGCAGCTCCAGAAAGCACTTGAGCATGATTACGTTGGACGACGCAGTCATGGTGACTTACCGCTGAATGATTCGAAGTCGTGA
- a CDS encoding efflux RND transporter periplasmic adaptor subunit, with protein MPVATGQVASHEVISSVALVGKLAAQRSVVVASEVAAKVDQIVVSTDRKVKQGQLLVQLDHAKPKAAFDEAKAYYDDEKRKYVEYQRLVKRGALTQTELIAQQASVSIAKARLDAAKAELDDHQIRAPFSGTVGLIDFSQGHTVTVGSELFTLDDLSQMRLDVQVPEKYLSRLAPGMAVQAKSQAWPGEIFSGTIQAIDSRVQSESLNIRVRVLFENVSGKLKPGMLMSAALDFTPQHAAIVPVQALEYSGTKRFVYLVDDAGKAHRTEVVLGERVKNEVVIESGIQVGDRIVVQGLVNMRDGLTVKDVNPVEGSENVSVSEAGGSA; from the coding sequence GTGCCGGTTGCGACCGGTCAGGTGGCATCCCATGAAGTGATTAGTTCTGTTGCACTGGTCGGCAAACTGGCGGCCCAGCGCTCTGTGGTGGTGGCATCAGAAGTGGCAGCGAAAGTGGACCAGATTGTGGTGAGTACAGACCGGAAAGTGAAACAGGGTCAGCTCCTCGTTCAGCTTGATCATGCGAAACCGAAAGCCGCTTTTGATGAAGCCAAAGCTTATTACGACGACGAAAAACGAAAATATGTTGAATATCAGCGTTTGGTGAAACGCGGTGCCCTGACCCAAACGGAGCTGATTGCACAGCAGGCCAGTGTCAGTATTGCCAAAGCGCGGTTGGATGCCGCCAAAGCAGAGCTGGATGATCATCAGATCCGTGCGCCGTTCTCCGGCACGGTTGGCCTGATAGATTTCAGCCAGGGGCATACCGTCACGGTCGGCAGTGAACTCTTTACCCTGGACGATTTGTCTCAGATGCGTCTGGATGTGCAGGTCCCGGAAAAATATCTGTCCAGACTGGCCCCAGGAATGGCTGTTCAGGCGAAGAGCCAGGCCTGGCCGGGAGAAATTTTTTCCGGCACGATTCAGGCAATCGACTCCAGAGTCCAGTCTGAATCACTGAATATCCGGGTCCGGGTGCTGTTTGAGAATGTCAGCGGCAAACTCAAACCGGGCATGCTGATGTCCGCCGCACTGGATTTCACCCCGCAACATGCCGCGATTGTGCCGGTGCAGGCACTCGAATATTCCGGCACTAAACGTTTTGTTTATCTTGTTGATGATGCCGGAAAGGCTCACCGGACCGAAGTGGTGCTGGGAGAGCGGGTGAAAAATGAAGTGGTGATCGAGTCCGGTATTCAGGTTGGCGATCGGATCGTCGTTCAAGGGCTGGTGAATATGCGCGACGGCCTGACGGTGAAAGACGTCAACCCGGTGGAAGGGTCAGAGAACGTGTCCGTGTCTGAAGCCGGAGGCAGTGCCTGA
- a CDS encoding response regulator — protein MTDKVQNINLTSPPWPKLRVLVIDDQHSAQSFMKSMLLRFGIRHIDTASNYREAISQCQQAAYQLILVDYHLDHTLNGSELISLLRKKQLLSADCGLVIFSADASARVVLSALAVEPDAFMTLPMPLRSLQEKLTQAWRNSQARQPLYQQMSEKGFDEGIRYCKEQLLKHGPDYQLESLLLDMLLDKEDWAQAKRYIELFQTYHPSAKVALAEARLLAHTTDKHSAIQLLRRLVEKSPMCLDALDLLASYQSDTGQYHEAMLTAHRALKLNPAASHRALKLAQLAAKTGQGEPLIQAGMTLATHLPIIDVGWIICLAEFCATFEQHYFSQPEPKVRRQLRRRLNQISDRAHHRVLPAQRPFLNAFRQITDARLLLAQGATLKAKRRLMLGLSGYFGCLNKLPSVILAEALPILLQLGETGLIADICQVLKHRDHFDGHSQFRLQALRENHCAFEALRKLESALRTAQSASQSQPAQALLKFKAILHDYPYCTEANLGKIDCLLRIPQQDCRVDFTPQLSAISTMPLPPLLSQWRTLLRAQISNLPESQFRNGQYRPLRRELDPVRIQTWAPLLH, from the coding sequence ATGACTGACAAGGTCCAAAATATCAATCTCACCTCCCCGCCGTGGCCAAAACTGCGTGTTCTGGTCATTGATGATCAGCACAGTGCACAAAGCTTCATGAAAAGTATGCTGCTGCGATTCGGGATTCGTCACATTGATACGGCTTCCAATTACCGCGAGGCCATCAGCCAATGCCAACAGGCGGCTTACCAACTGATTCTGGTGGATTATCATCTCGATCACACGCTGAACGGCAGCGAACTGATCAGTCTGCTGCGCAAAAAACAACTGCTCAGCGCGGATTGTGGTCTGGTGATCTTTTCTGCAGATGCCAGTGCCCGTGTCGTTTTAAGTGCGTTAGCGGTCGAACCGGATGCATTCATGACCTTGCCGATGCCACTGCGATCTCTGCAGGAAAAACTGACTCAGGCCTGGCGCAACAGTCAGGCACGGCAGCCGTTGTATCAGCAGATGAGTGAAAAAGGCTTTGATGAGGGGATTCGCTACTGTAAAGAACAGCTGCTCAAACACGGACCGGATTATCAGCTGGAAAGTCTGTTGCTGGATATGCTGCTCGACAAAGAGGATTGGGCACAGGCGAAACGCTATATCGAGCTGTTTCAGACCTATCATCCCTCGGCAAAAGTCGCACTGGCCGAAGCCCGTCTGCTCGCCCATACCACAGACAAACACAGCGCGATTCAATTGCTCCGCCGACTGGTGGAGAAATCACCCATGTGTCTGGACGCCTTGGATCTCCTGGCCAGCTATCAGTCTGACACCGGTCAGTATCATGAAGCGATGCTCACGGCGCACCGGGCACTCAAACTCAATCCCGCCGCCAGCCATCGCGCCTTGAAGCTCGCCCAACTGGCGGCAAAGACAGGACAGGGCGAGCCATTGATTCAGGCCGGGATGACGCTGGCGACTCATCTGCCAATCATTGATGTCGGATGGATTATTTGTCTGGCGGAGTTCTGTGCCACCTTCGAACAGCATTACTTCAGCCAGCCCGAACCCAAGGTTCGACGCCAGCTCAGACGCAGACTCAATCAGATCAGCGATCGCGCGCACCATCGGGTATTACCAGCGCAGCGACCCTTTCTGAATGCTTTCCGGCAGATCACCGATGCCCGGCTGCTGCTGGCTCAGGGCGCGACGCTAAAAGCCAAACGACGTTTGATGCTGGGGTTGTCAGGCTATTTTGGCTGCCTCAACAAACTGCCGTCCGTGATTCTGGCTGAGGCCCTTCCTATACTGTTGCAACTCGGGGAAACCGGCCTGATCGCTGACATCTGTCAAGTACTGAAACACAGAGACCACTTTGATGGCCACAGTCAGTTCAGACTGCAGGCTCTGCGGGAAAACCACTGTGCGTTTGAAGCGCTGCGCAAACTGGAATCGGCGCTCAGGACGGCACAATCGGCAAGCCAGTCACAGCCTGCTCAGGCGCTGCTGAAGTTTAAAGCGATCTTGCATGATTACCCATACTGCACTGAAGCAAATCTGGGCAAAATCGATTGCCTGCTGCGGATACCACAGCAGGATTGTCGGGTTGATTTCACGCCACAGCTTTCAGCCATCAGTACCATGCCGCTGCCCCCACTCCTGAGCCAATGGCGCACGCTGTTAAGAGCGCAAATCAGCAACTTACCTGAAAGCCAGTTCAGAAACGGCCAATATCGCCCGCTGCGCCGGGAGCTGGACCCGGTCCGGATCCAGACTTGGGCCCCGCTATTGCACTAG
- a CDS encoding YfcL family protein: MIHQYEEKLLTLIDQMVETASDDELFAGGYLRGHISLSAADCERDGVTSVDVMNQAVNNSLKEAQSELNPADQSLVKSLWQQLQQNAAVS; the protein is encoded by the coding sequence ATGATCCATCAATACGAAGAAAAGCTGCTTACCTTAATTGATCAGATGGTCGAAACAGCCTCTGATGATGAACTCTTTGCCGGAGGTTACCTGCGGGGGCATATCTCACTGTCCGCCGCAGATTGCGAGCGTGATGGCGTGACTTCTGTTGATGTCATGAATCAGGCCGTCAATAACAGCCTGAAAGAAGCGCAGTCAGAACTGAACCCGGCCGATCAGTCGCTGGTGAAATCTTTATGGCAACAGCTTCAGCAGAACGCCGCAGTTTCATAA
- the rluF gene encoding 23S rRNA pseudouridine(2604) synthase RluF, protein MSEKKPQPRSAAPSSDNQVRLNKFISDTGYCSRREADKLIEQGRVLINGQPPEMGMKVGPEDEVLVDDKPLRRKEQPIYIALNKPSGITCTTERHVEGNIVDFIGHRKRIFPIGRLDKASDGLIFMTNDGDIVNKILRAGNSHEKEYVVRVNKPVTEEFLSKMASGVPILDTVTLPCKVTQETTYSFRIVLTQGLNRQIRRMCEALDYEVYKLRRVRIMNITIDGLPNGKWRYLTDAEMADIHRLLAQSSKTEEASRVSGGGQSISKATDAKLYDARQQEKKEGESVKYKTYQGKGEVDRRRSGSKPSKHPRAQSGAGQRSQGQKPSGKPGQGQRRGRPDTSGTASAPTGIKKWKSKKEQD, encoded by the coding sequence ATGTCAGAGAAGAAACCACAGCCGCGTTCAGCCGCACCATCGTCAGACAACCAGGTCCGACTCAATAAATTTATCAGTGACACCGGTTACTGTTCCCGTCGTGAGGCGGATAAGCTCATTGAGCAGGGACGGGTGCTGATCAACGGCCAACCCCCGGAAATGGGGATGAAAGTGGGGCCTGAAGATGAAGTGCTGGTCGATGACAAGCCCCTGCGCCGCAAAGAGCAACCGATTTATATTGCGCTGAATAAACCGTCGGGCATTACCTGTACCACGGAACGCCATGTTGAAGGCAATATTGTGGACTTCATCGGCCACCGCAAGCGGATTTTTCCGATCGGCCGGCTGGATAAAGCCTCTGACGGGCTGATTTTCATGACCAACGATGGGGACATCGTCAATAAGATACTGCGTGCCGGAAACTCGCACGAAAAAGAATATGTCGTGCGTGTGAACAAGCCTGTGACGGAAGAATTCTTGTCCAAAATGGCCTCTGGGGTGCCCATCCTGGATACGGTCACGCTGCCTTGTAAAGTCACGCAAGAAACGACTTACTCATTCCGGATTGTGCTGACCCAGGGGTTGAACCGTCAGATTCGCCGAATGTGTGAAGCGCTGGACTACGAGGTGTATAAACTGCGCCGCGTTCGGATCATGAACATCACCATTGACGGATTACCGAATGGCAAATGGCGCTATCTCACCGATGCAGAAATGGCAGATATCCATCGCTTGCTCGCACAATCGAGCAAAACGGAAGAAGCTTCCCGTGTGAGCGGTGGCGGGCAGTCGATTTCCAAAGCGACCGATGCCAAACTGTATGACGCACGCCAGCAAGAGAAAAAAGAAGGCGAGAGCGTGAAGTACAAAACCTATCAGGGGAAAGGTGAAGTGGATCGCCGCCGCTCCGGTAGCAAACCGAGTAAGCACCCGCGTGCTCAGTCGGGAGCCGGGCAAAGATCTCAGGGTCAAAAACCGAGTGGAAAGCCAGGCCAGGGGCAGCGCCGTGGTCGTCCGGATACGTCCGGAACCGCATCGGCACCGACCGGGATTAAAAAGTGGAAGTCCAAAAAAGAGCAGGACTGA
- a CDS encoding porin family protein gives MKTIIAALSVLCMLAGTPALAGQSYIYGGIGLLSPTLKDKPEHLTENLTPNLTLGFGHNFNEYIALETFFNYSKTDYTNEWNQLDDTQYEMSLGQLGFSIVPSTGEIGRSGIKLYTRLNASMVNVRTETTFQGYPHKVNDSGFMLDAGVGIQWNINKRFMFRGEYITNVADSSLDNFDFENSIRYEGIQLALGYRF, from the coding sequence ATGAAAACTATTATCGCAGCACTTTCAGTCCTCTGCATGCTGGCCGGGACACCAGCACTGGCCGGGCAATCTTATATTTATGGGGGAATCGGCCTTTTAAGTCCGACACTGAAGGACAAACCCGAACATCTCACCGAAAACCTGACACCCAATCTGACTTTGGGATTCGGTCATAATTTTAATGAATACATTGCCTTAGAAACTTTTTTCAATTACAGCAAAACGGATTACACCAACGAATGGAATCAGCTCGATGACACGCAATATGAAATGTCGTTGGGCCAGCTGGGATTCAGTATTGTGCCTTCTACCGGAGAGATTGGCCGTTCGGGGATCAAACTCTATACCCGTCTGAACGCTTCAATGGTCAATGTCAGAACGGAAACCACCTTTCAGGGTTACCCTCATAAAGTCAATGATTCCGGATTCATGCTGGACGCAGGTGTTGGGATTCAATGGAATATCAACAAGCGGTTCATGTTCCGCGGTGAATACATCACAAATGTTGCGGACAGTTCTCTGGATAATTTCGATTTCGAAAACAGCATTCGTTATGAAGGGATACAACTGGCCCTGGGTTATCGTTTCTGA
- a CDS encoding elongation factor P hydroxylase, with translation MSHDYHDLIQLFNRTFLPTYQTELVLGGDEPIYRPADAAHPHHRVIFARGYFASALHEIAHWCIAGAERRLLEDYGYWYLPDGRDEQQQAAFEQVEVKPQAVEWLLSASCGFRFQVSCDNLSGDHEPDRVGFTRKVREQVLSYLNQGMPERAAMLSEALRAHYGVPALKSEHFAEPCLSL, from the coding sequence ATGTCCCACGATTATCACGATCTGATTCAACTGTTTAACCGTACTTTTCTGCCCACCTACCAGACCGAATTGGTTCTGGGAGGCGACGAGCCTATTTATCGGCCTGCAGATGCAGCTCATCCGCATCACCGGGTGATTTTTGCCCGGGGCTACTTTGCCTCTGCGCTGCATGAAATTGCTCACTGGTGTATTGCCGGTGCCGAACGTCGTTTACTCGAAGATTATGGTTATTGGTACTTACCGGATGGCCGGGATGAACAACAGCAGGCTGCATTCGAGCAGGTTGAAGTGAAGCCTCAGGCAGTCGAATGGCTGCTGTCGGCCAGCTGTGGTTTTCGGTTTCAGGTCAGTTGCGACAACTTGAGTGGTGATCATGAGCCGGATCGGGTAGGCTTTACCCGCAAAGTGCGTGAGCAAGTGTTGTCCTATCTGAATCAGGGCATGCCTGAGCGAGCTGCGATGCTCTCGGAAGCATTACGGGCACATTACGGCGTGCCTGCACTGAAATCAGAACACTTTGCCGAGCCATGTCTGTCATTGTGA